TCGACGGCCGGGTGGACAACGCCTACGCGCTGGTCCGCCCGCCCGGTCACCACGCGCTTGCGGGCAGCGGCATGGGCTTCTGCGTGTTCAACAACATCGCGATCGCCGCCCGGCACGCGCAGCAGGTACATGGGGCGCGCCGGATCGCGGTGCTGGACTGGGACGTGCACCACGGCAACGGAACCCAGGCGGTGTTCTACTCCGACCCGGACGTGCTGGCCATCTCGGTGCACCAGGACAACGTGTTCCCACTGGGCTCCGGCGCGGTCGAGGAACGGGGGAGTGGTGCCGGCCGGGGCAGCACGGTGAACTTGCCGCTGCCACCTGGCACCGGGGACGGCGGCTACGAGTACGCCATGCGCACCGTCTGCCTGCCCGCGATCCGGCGGTTCCGACCGGACCTGCTGCTTGTGGCCTGCGGCTTCGACGCGGGTGCGATGGACCCGCTCGGCAGGCAGATGGTGACCTCGGACGGCTTCCGCACACTCACCGAACTGGCCATGCGGGTGGCGGACGAGGTCTGCGAGGGGCGGCTGGTGATGTCGCACGAGGGTGGCTACAACCCCGCCTATGTCCCGTTCTCCGGCCTGGCGGTGCTGGAGACCCTGCGCGGGAAGCGGACCGTGCCGGACCCGTTCCTGCCGCTGGTGAGCGCGATGGCGCAGCAGGACCTGCAGCCCGCGCAGCGGGCCGCGGTGGATGCCGTGGCCGCGGCCGCCGGGCTCGGCGAGCCGGTGCGGGGGTGAGCGGGATGGACCTGCTCGAGGTCGAGGACGTGACGATCCACCGCTCCGGGCTGCCGGTGGTCCGTGGCGTGTCCCTGGCCGTGGCGGAAGGGAAGGTCTCCGTCGTGCTCGGGGCCAACGGAGCCGGTAAGACCACGCTGCTGGAGGGAATCTCGGGCGCGGTCCGGGTCGCCTCCGGCCAGGTCCGGCTCTCCGGGCAGCGGATCGAGAAGACCCGGCCCTGGCGCAGGGCGCGTGCCGGGGTGGCGCACGTCGAACAGAACCGCACCGTGTTCCGCGAACTGTCCGTTGTGGACAATCTCAGGGCGGGTTGCCGCCGGGACGTGAGTATCCAGGAGGCCTTCGAGCTGTTCCCCGAGCTGGGCAAGCAGCGGGCGGTGGCCGCGGGCCTGCTCTCCGGCGGGGAGCAGCAGATGCTCGTGCTGGGCCGGGCGCTGCTCGGCAGGCCGAAGGTACTGCTGATCGACGAGATGTCGCTGGGACTGGCGCCGATGGTGGTCGAGCGGCTCGCGCGCGCGGTGGGCGAGCTGGCCTCGACCGGCGTGGGCGTGCTGCTGGTGGAGCAGTTCGCCGCGCTCGCCCTCTCGGTCGCCGACCACGCTTATGTGCTGGCCAGGGGAGAGGTCGTCTTCCAGGGGGAACGTGCCGAACTGCTCGAGGACGAGGAGCTGCTGCGCGCGCTCTACCTCGGTGACCCGACCAGGAGCCAGGTATGAAGTCCCTGACCACCACCCGCCCGCTGACCCTCTCCCTGCTGCTCGGCGGGGTGGCCGTGCTGCTGGTGTACCTTGCGGCCTCCTCGTATCTCACCTTCCTGCTGACCGGGGCCGTGGTGTCCATTGTGGTCATGCAGAGCTTCGGTGTGATCACCGGGCGGGCCGGGGTGATCTCGTTGTGCCAGATGTCCTTCGCAGCCATCGGCGCCTGGACGGTGGGCTGGGCCAACGTGGGCGATGTTCCCGGTGGTTTCCTGGTCTGGCTGCTGCTCGGCGGCCTGGCCGCGGTGGTGGCCGGCCTCGCTATCGGACTGCCCGCGCTGCGGCTGCGCGGGATGAGCCTTGCCGTGGCCACCTTCGCCTTCGCCACCTCGCTGGACGTGGTGTTCGGCGCGATCAACTTCCCCGGGCAGGAGGAGTTCGACTTCGTCGCCAGGCCGGAGGGTTTCACCTCCGACAGCGAGTACTTCGTGTTCGCCGCGCTGGTGGCGGCCGCGCTGTTCGTGTTGCTGTGGAAGCTGGACCGCAGCCGGATCGGCGGGGTGCTGATCGAGATCCGGCACTCCGAGCGGGCCGCGGCCGCGCACGGGATCAGCGTCGCCCGCGGCAAGCTGGCGGCCTTCGCGCTCAGTGCGTTCATCGCCGGGATCGCGGGTGGCCTGATGGCGGGGCAGCTCGGGGTGGTCTCCGCGACCAACTTCACCTCCGCGACCTCGGTCTCCTTCTTCGCCATCGCCCTGTTCATCGGCACGCACAACCCGGAGGGCGCGCTGCTTGGCGGCCTGCTGGGCGCGGTTTTCCCGGTGCTGATCGACCAGATCGGGATCCCGCAGGACCTCAGCGCGATGTTCTTCGGCGTCGCGGCGATCCTGATCCTGCGGCACGGCAAGAGCCAGACCGACGACATCCGGTCCCGGCGCCGCGCCAAGCTGGCCAAGCGCCAGGCGCGGGAGCAGGAACAGCCGAAGCCGATGGCACCGGCGCGGACCGAACCGGTTTCCGCGCGGCGGTCAGGGAGTCAGGAGTCCGGTGTGGACGAGGAGGACCGTCCGCCGGTGCTGGAGACGCGGGATCTGCGAGTGCGGTTCGGCAACCTGGCCGCGGTGGACGGGGTGAGCCTTTCCGTGCCTGCCCGCCGCACCGTCGGGCTGGTCGGCCCGAACGGCGCTGGCAAGTCGACCCTGGTGAACGCGGTGACCGGCTTCGTGGACTCCTACGGCGGATCGGTGGTGCTCGGCGGGCGGAAGCTGGAGGGGCTGCCCGCGCACCGGCGGGCCCGCGCCGGAGTGCGGCGCAGCTTCCAGCAACTGCGGGTACCGGACGCGCTGAACGTCGGGATGTTCCTCCAGGTCGCGGCGGGAAAGCGGCTGCCGAAGGAGGAGATCGACGAGCAGCTGGCCTGGTTCGGCTGCCCGCCCGCGCACGTGCCGATGGAGGGCGTGGACGTGGCCACCCGCAGGCTGCTGGAGGTGGCGGGGCTCGCCGCGGGTGCGCCACCGGTACTGCTGCTGGACGAACCAGCCGCCGGGCACTCCAGCGGCGAGACCCGGCTGCTGGCCTCCCGGCTGGCCGAGATCCCGGAGCGTTCCGACACCTCGGTGCTGTTGATCGAGCACGACATCGAGCTGGTCCGGGCGGTCTGCGACGAACTGGTGGTGCTCGACTTCGGCCGGGTGATCGCGCAGGGGCCACCGGAGCAGGTGTTGCGGGAGGAGGCCGTGCTCGCGGCCTACCTGGGGGGTTCTGAGCTGAACAAGACCCCGGAAACCCGATAGGAGAAGGACCGATGCGAGTAACGATGCGACGTCCGGCAGCGCTGGTGGCGGCCGCCGCGGTCGCGGCCACGGCACTGGCAGGCTGCGACTCCGGCGGCGGCGACACGATCAAGATCGGCTCGATCGCCGGGCTGACCGGGAACTTCGTCACCACCGACGTGGTGGAGACGGCGAAGCAGGTGTTCGAGGACGTCAACGAGGCCGGCGGGATCAACGGCCGCCAGGTCGAGTACATCGTGAAGGACGATGCCGGCAACCCGCAGCGGACCGCGCAGGTGGCGCGGGAACTGCTGGATGATGGCGTTGTGGCGATGGCGGGCTCGGCCAGCTTCACCGACTGCGATGTCAACGGCGGCTTCTACCAGCAGGCGCAGATCAGCTCGGTGATGGCGATCGGGGCGAGCCCGAAGTGTTTCCAGAGCCCGAACATCGCCCCGGTGAACGTCGGCCCGTTCACCCTGATGACCGCGGTGCTGCAGTACGCGTCGGAGCAGCTGGGCGCGCAGCGGGTGTGCAACTTCACCGTGGTGCTGCCGGGCAGCGAGGACGCGGTGAACCAGGCGCTTGGCCGGTGGTCCGAGCTGACCGGCAAGGAGCTCGCGCTCAGCGACCTCAGCGTGCAGCAGAGCGGCGATATGACGCCGTACCTGTTGCGGGCCAAGCAGGCGCGGTGCGACGCGGTGCTGTTCAACCCGACCGAGCAGCTGGTCATCCCGTGGCTGCAGGCGGCGAGCACCCAGGGTATGACCGATGTGGACTTCCTGTTGCTGGCGCCGTCCTACACCGACAGCGTGGCCGAGGCCGCTTCCGGGCTGGGGCTGAACGTCTACGCGGGCAGCGAGTTCGAGCCGTACACCGCGGAGAGCGAGGCGAACCAGGCCTGGCGGGAGACGGTGCAGCGGGCGGATTCGCCCGCCACGGCGTTCTCCCAGGGCGGCTACCTCTCGGCGACGTTCATGGTCGAGGTGCTGAAGACGATCGAGGGCGAGGTCACCAGGGAGTCGGTGAACCAGGCGCTGCGCGAGATGGAGCCGATCGAGCACCCGATGCTCGGCACGCCATGGGTGTTCGGCGATGGCGAGAGCCACGCGCCCAACCAGGCCTCCAAGATCGTGCAACTGGAGGACGGCCAGTGGAAGGTCGTCACCCCCGAGTTCATCACCCTGCCGAGGGGCTGAACGCCCGGTTCCGTGCGGGAACGGCCAACGCGTGCGCGTGGACGGCCAACGCGTGCGCGGGAACGGCAAACACACGTCAATGGACGGCAAACACGCCGGATAGGAGGTCACCGTGCTCGAGCTTTCCGCGGCCATCGCGGGGCTGGTCACCGGGGGCGCGTACGCGTTGATGGGGCTTTCCATCCTGCTCACCTACCGGCTGGTCGCCGTGGTCAACTTCGCCCAGGCGGCGGTGGGTGCGTTCGGCGCCTTCGCCATGGTGCTGCTGGTCGAGCAGGGGTGGCCGCTGTGGCTGGCCGTGCTCGCCGGGCTCGGCGTGGGCGCGCTGGTGCACGCGCTGGTGGGGCTGGTGATGGTCCGCTGGTTCTCCGGGGCTGGTGAGGGCATCAAGACGGCCGTCACGGTAGCGATGTACACCTCGTTCATCGCGCTCGGCCTGCGGCTGTTCGGGGCCCAGCACCCGCACCGCTTCCCCAAGCCCTTCGACACACCCGCCTTCACCCTCGGCAACGTGGTGGTGACCTGGATGGCGGTAATCACCCTGGCGCTGGCGGGGTTGTTCGCCATCGTGCCGGTACTGCTGTTGCGGCACACCAGGATCGGCGTGCTGCTGCGCGCGCTGGCCGAGCGGCCGCAGACCGCGGAGCTCATCGGTATCCCGGTGCCGCGGCTGGCGATGGCGGTATGGGCGATCACCGGCGCGGCCAGCGCGCTGGCGATCATGATCATCGCGGGGCAGTTCGCCAGCGACTTCGGCTCGCAGGCGCTGCTGATCACTCCCGCGCTGGCGGCCGCGCTGGTCGGTGCCTTCCGTAGTTTCCCGCTGACCCTGGTGGGCGGGATGGCGCTCGGCATTCTGCAGAGCGTGGCCAGCACCTGGTCGGAGATCCAGGAGTACCGCGGCGTACTGCCCTTCGTGGCCATCCTCGTCGTCCTGGTGTGGAGCCGGCGCAAGGAACGCTGGGACGAGCTCGCTTGACAGTCTGGAAAGGACAGAAACGATATGTGTCACGGTGAAGGATCCCGGCCGCCGGTGCCACCGGGTGCCCCGGTGGCGGTGGCCGGGGCAGGCGATCTCACCCTGCGCGCGGCGGACGGAAACCGCGTGCTGGCCTACCGTGCGGTGCCGGAGCGCGGCAGCGGGGCCGGCATCGTGCTGCTGCCGGATGTGCGCGGGCTACACGACTTCTACCGTGACCTGGCGCGGCGGTTCGCCCAGGCCGGGGTGGCCGCGCTGGCCATCGACTACTACGGCCGCACCGCGAGTAGTGACCGGCGCGGCGCGGACTTCGACGGGTTCGAGCACATCGCGAAGCTGCGCCCCGACCACACCGCGGCGGACATCCGTGCCGCGCTGGAGTACCTGCGTTCCGGGGCGCTCGGCGAGATCAGCTCGGCCTTCACCGTCGGCTTCTGCGTCGGCGGGGCGCTGTCCTGGGGCCAGTCCGCGCTGGCCGAGGACCTTGCCGGGGCGATCGGCTTCTACGGGCGTCCCGAGGAGTGCCGCGAGCTGCTACCGCGGATGCGGGCACCGCTGCTGGTGCTGGCTGCCGGCGCGGACGTGCTGACCCCGGAAGAGGAGGCCCGCCGGTTCGAGGCCGAGCTCACCGAGGCGGGGGTGCCACACCGGTTCCAGCTCTACCAGGACGCACCGCACTCCTTCTTCGACGGGGGGTCCACCGAACACCATCAGGTCTGCGCGCACGCCTGGCGGCAGGTGCTGGACTTCCTCGCCGACCACACCACCGAGCCCGCGGGGAGCCCGCGATGAGCCCGGCCACGACCAGGGCCGCCGTGCTGCGGGAGTACGGACAGCCGCTGGTGCTGGAGGAGCTGCCGTTGCCTGCCGAGCCCGAGCCCGGTGCCGCCGTGGTCCGGATCGACCGCACCACCTTGTGCGGAACCGACGCCCACCTGTGGCAGGGCGGGATGCCGGGGGTGGAGCTGCCCATCGTGCTCGGGCACGAGATGGTCGGCACCGTGGTCGCGCTCGGCGCGGGCGCGGGCAGGGACGCCCGTGGCCGCCCGGTGGAGATCGGCACCCGGCTGGTGTGGTCGGAGTCCACCTGCGGGCACTGCCACGGCTGCGCCGTGCTGCGCGAACCGGTGCTGTGCGCCGACCGCGGCTACGGGTTCCGGCAGCGGGCCGACCGGCCGCCGTATGTCACCGGCGGTCTCGCCGAGTACTGCTACCTGCCGCCGGGCGCGGCCAGGCTGGTGGTCCCGCCGGACATGCCGCACGACTGGGCCGCGGCCGCGGGCTGCGCGGTGAAGACGGCGCTGCGCGCGGTGCGGCGTGCGGGCGGGATCCGGCACGGCGAGACCGTGGTGGTGCAGGGCGCAGGACCGCTCGGGCTGTTCGGCACGGCGCTGGCAAGGGCTGGCGGAGCCGGACTCGTGGTCACGGTCGGCGCCCCGGCCGAACGGCTGGCCGTCGCCTGCGCCTGGGGCGCCGACGAGGTGGTCTCCGTGCGGGAGCTGGCCGAGCCGGAGGCCAGGGTGGCCAGGGTGGCGGAGCTGACCGGGCCACGCGGAGCAGACCTGGTGCTCGACTTCGCTGGCGGCCCCACCGCCAACCACGAGGGTGTGCTGATGTGCGGCCAACGCGGGCGGCACGTCGTGGTCGGGCTGGCCGGCCCGGACGCCCGCGCGCTCCCGCTGGACCTCGTGATGAGCCGGGAGATCCAGGTGCTCGGCTCGCTCAACGGCGATGTCTCCGATCTGGACGGTGCGCTCCGGTTCCTGGAGTCCTTCCGGGACCGGTTCGACTTCTCGGCGGCCTTCGGCGCACCGGCCGGGCTCGCGGACGCCACCACGGCCCTCGCCGCGATGGCGGCGATGACCACAACCAAAGCCGTCATCTCCCCGCAACTCGACCAGAAGGAGCCGGCATGACCCCCGCCAACCCCGGACCGATCCTGCACGCCGCGACCGGTTTCATGGCGGCGAAACAGCTGTTCACCGCCAGCGAGCACGGCCTGTTCGCGGCATTGGCGCAGCGCCCGCTGAACTCGGCCGAGCTCGCCGAGGAACTCGAGCTGCCGGAACGCTCGGTGCGCATCCTCGCCGACGCGATGGTCGGCCTGCGCCTGGTGGAGTGGGCCGAAGGCCGCTACCGCAACTCGGCGGCGGCCGACGCCTATCTCAGCGGCCGCGGCGAGGGCCCCGACCTGCGGCGGTTCCTGACCTTCTGGGACCGGCTCAGCTTCCCGCACTGGCAGTCCTACGCGGGCGCGGTGCGCACCGCGGCCCCGGTGCCCTTCGACCTCAACGGTGAGGCCGGGGAGGTGTTCCTCAGCGGGGTGCAGGCCTACAACTCGCTGCACGCCGTGCTGCTTGCCGAGCACTACGACTTCGGCGGTCACCGGAGGATGCTGGACCTCGCCGGGCTCACCCCGGCGTTCCTCACCGAGGCCGCCGCGCGCAACCCCGCGCTGCACGGCAGCTTCGTCGCCACGGGGGACCTGCTGGAAGCGGCCCGCAAGGCGGCTTCCCGCGGTGGCGGGGAACGGATCGAGTTCCACGATGCCGATGTGCTCATCGACCCGATCCCCGGTGGGTACGACCTGGTGCTGCTGGAGCACGTCGCGCACCGCTACGACGCCGAGCAGAACCGGCTGATCCTGGCCAAGGCACGGCGGGCCGCGGAGACCGGGGCGCGGTTGCTGCTGCTGGACTTCCTGCTCGACCCGGCCGAGGGCCGCAGGCTGGACCCGCTGTTCGCCGGGGAGTACCTGGTGGTCGACGGCACCGTGGTGTACCCCGAGTCCGAGGTGCGGGACTGGCTGGCGGCCACCGGCTGGAGCTGGCTGGAGACCAGGGCGCTGCCCGGCAGCCCCCGGGTGATGATCGCCGAGGCGGCATGAGCGGCATGGCGGAGACGGTCGAGGATACCGGTTTCGCGGGCACGGTGGTGCTGGTCACCGGTGCGGCAGGCGGGATCGGCGGCGCGGTGGCCAGGGCGTTCGCCGAACGCGGCGCCAGGGTCGCCGTCGCCGACCTTGCCGAGCTGCCGGCGCGCAAGCTGGCCGCGGAGATCGACGGCCTCGGGATAGGGCTGGACGTGCGCGATCCGGACTCGGTGTCCGCAGCGGTCGCGGAGACCACCCGGGTGCTGGGGCCGATCGGGGTGCTGGTGCACAGCGCAGGCGTGGTCGGCGGCGCGGGCCCGTTGCGCTCGCTGCCGGTCGCGGCCTTCACCGCCGCGCTGGAGGTGAACCTGCTCGGCACCTTCTTGCTGACCAGGGCCGTTGGCAACGCCATGGCCGAGGCGGGGACCGGCGGGTCGATCGTGCATCTCAGCTCCGCTGGCGCCTTCCAGCCGACCGCGGGGCTCGGGCACTACGAGGCGACCAAGGCGGGAGTGAACGCGCTGACCAGATCGGCGGCGCTGGAGCTGGCGGCATACCGGATCCGGGTCAACGCGATCGCCCCCGGCCCGGTGCGGACCCCGCTGACCAGCGCGGCGCTGAGCGAACCCGCCGCGCGGGAGGCGTGGCTGTCCCGTATCCCGCTGGGCCGGATCGCCGAGCCTGCCGATCTGGTGCCGCTGGTGCTGCTGCTGGCCTCGGAGCAGTCCCGGCACGTCACCGGCACCGTGCTGCCGGTGGAGGGCGGCCAGCTGCTGGGGAGCGTGTCATGACCCGCCGCCCGGTGGACCACAGCGCCGCCCCGGTCGTCGGCTACACCGACCGGTTCTCCCTGCGGCCCGGTGAGCGGATCGCGGTGTCGGCCAGCGCCCGCAGCCCCGAGTGCGCCGTGCGGGTGCTGCGGATCAGCCACGACGGCGGTCGGCCGGTGCGCACCCCGGTGCCCGCGGGCGCCCCGGACTCGGTGCGGCTGCCGCACCAGGACTTCGACTTCGGCTCCTTCGGCCGCGTCCCGGCCCCGCCACCGCTCGGTGCCGCGATCGGCTTCGTCAGCTGGCTGTGGCCGACCGCGCTGCCGCGGGAGCGGGCCGCCGTGCTGAGCCAGGGCGAGCCGGAGGCAGGGCCGTACGCGGCGCTGTACCTGCTCTCCGACGGCAGGCCGGCCTTCGAGGCGCGTACCGGTGAGGGCGTCGTCGCGGTGGACGGCGAGCTGCCCCTGCGGCCGCGGCGCTGGTACCTGCTCGCCGGCGGCTACGACCCGGCGCGGGGCGCGTACCTGCTTGTGCTCCCGCGTGACCCGCTGGCCAGCGAGGGGCGCCTGCTGCAGGCGAATGTCCCGCCGCTGGGCGAGCTGACCCCGGGCCCGGCGCCGCTGCTGCTCGGCGGCCGCGCTGCGGCCGGCACGGTGGTGGACAACCTGGACGGCAAGGTGGACGCGCCCTGCGTGTTCGACCGGGTTCCGGACGCCGGGGAGCTGACCGAGCTGGCCGCGGGGCAGGCGTCGCCCTCCGGGCTGGGCGCGACCGCGTGCTGGGACCTCGCCTGCGAGATCAGCGGGGAGCGCATGCTGGAAACGGTCGGCGGCCACCACGGGTGGCTGCACAACCGGCCACTGCGCGCGGTCACCGGGCACGACTGGACCGGCGAGGTGCTGGACTGGCGGCATGCCGACCGTGGCTACGGCGCGGTGCACTTCCACTCCGACGACCTCGCCGACGCGGGCTGGGACCCCGCGTTCACCGCGGACCTGCCCGCTGACCTGGAGCCGGGCTGCTACGCGGTCGAGCTGTGCACAGCGGACGGGGTGGACAGGGTGCCGTTCTTCGTGCGCCCGCGGCGGGACGCGGAGAAGGCGCCGCTGGTGCTGCTCGTACCGACGCTGAGCTATCTCGCCTACGCGCTGGACCACCTGCGCCAGCCGGTGCGGCCGGAGGATCCGCGTGAGGTGGCCGCCCGGTTCGCCAGGGACAACCTCCTGCACAGTCTCTATGACCGGCACACCGACGGCAGCGGGGTGTGCACGGCCTCCTCGCTGCGCCCGCTGCTCGGCATGCGCGATGACCACCTGTTCCGCTACCTCGGCGCGGCACACCAGTACAGCGAGGACGTGCAGCTGATCGGCTGGCTGGAGCGCCAGGGCTTCGCCTTCGACCTGCTCACCGACCACGACCTGGACGCAGAGGGCGCCCCGGCGCTCGGCGAGTACCGGGCGGTGCTCACCGGCAGCCATCCCGAGTACTGGACCGGCCCCATGCTGGACGCGATGAGTTCCTATGTGGACAGTGGTGGCAAGCTCGGGTACCTCGGCGGCAACGGCGCCTACTGGGTCACCGCCATCGCAGGCGACCGCGGGCAGATCGCCGAACTGCGCCGGGGCTTCTCCGGGGTGCGTACCTGGGAGGCCGAGCCGGGAGAGCTGCACCTGGCCAGCACCGGTGAGCCCGGTGGGCTGTGGGCCGAGCGCGGCCGTTCCCCGCACACCCTGTTCGGCATCGGTTCCACGGCGGCCGGGATGACCACCGGCGCGGCCTACCGGCTGACCGACGGCGGCGACGCCGCCGACCCCGCCGTGGACCGGATCCTCGCCGGGGTGGACCGCTCGGCCCCGCTCGGCGGGTACGGCTCGGTGCTGGACGGTGCGGCCTCCTTCGAGACCGACGGCATCGACCTGCTGCTCGGGTCGCCGCCGGACATCACCCTGCTCGGCAGGGCGATGCTCGGCGAGGAGTACATGTCCGCCTACACCGGCCCGGCGTTCGGCCATCCGCAGGCCGATCCGGTCGACGACCGCAGGGCCGATCTCACCCTGCTGCGGACGGCCGGCGGCGGCGCGGTGTTCGCCACCGGCTCCATCGGCTGGTGTGGCGCGCTGTCGCATGCGGCGGACGACAACGACGTGTCGCGGGTGACCGCGAACGTACTGCGGTGGTTCGTGAGTGAGTGAGGAGTGTGTTGATGCCCCTGCATCCCGAAGCCCGCGCGGTGATCGCCGAAGGCGAGGCCGCGGCGGAGACCCTGGAACCGGGTGCCCTGTCACCCGCGCAGATGCGCGAGCGGTTCGCGCGGTCCTGGCGCCCGCCGCGCGATCCGGAGCCGGTGGGCGAGCGCTACGAGCGGGACATCCCCGGCCCGGGAGGGGACCTGCGGATCCGGGTGTACCGGCCCGATGGCGAGGGCCCGTTCCCGGCGCTGGTCTGGTTCCACGGCGGTGGCTGGGTGATCGGTTCCCTGGACGAGAACGAGGCCACCTGCCGGGCGCTGTGCCGCCGGGCGGCGACCGTGGTGATCTCGGTGGACTACCGGCTGGCTCCTGAGCACCGTTTTCCCGCCGCGGCCGAGGACGCCTTCGCTGCGGTGCGCTGGGTCGCAGCCAACGGCGCCGAGCTGGCGGTGGACAGCAGGCGGATCGCGGTCGGCGGGGAGAGCGCGGGCGGCAACCTCGCCGCGGTCAGCGCGCTGATGGCCCGCGACCACGGCGGGCCGGGCCTGGTGCTGCAACTGCTGGCCTCCCCGGTGACCGC
The sequence above is drawn from the Amycolatopsis aidingensis genome and encodes:
- a CDS encoding branched-chain amino acid ABC transporter permease, with protein sequence MLELSAAIAGLVTGGAYALMGLSILLTYRLVAVVNFAQAAVGAFGAFAMVLLVEQGWPLWLAVLAGLGVGALVHALVGLVMVRWFSGAGEGIKTAVTVAMYTSFIALGLRLFGAQHPHRFPKPFDTPAFTLGNVVVTWMAVITLALAGLFAIVPVLLLRHTRIGVLLRALAERPQTAELIGIPVPRLAMAVWAITGAASALAIMIIAGQFASDFGSQALLITPALAAALVGAFRSFPLTLVGGMALGILQSVASTWSEIQEYRGVLPFVAILVVLVWSRRKERWDELA
- a CDS encoding ABC transporter ATP-binding protein, yielding MDLLEVEDVTIHRSGLPVVRGVSLAVAEGKVSVVLGANGAGKTTLLEGISGAVRVASGQVRLSGQRIEKTRPWRRARAGVAHVEQNRTVFRELSVVDNLRAGCRRDVSIQEAFELFPELGKQRAVAAGLLSGGEQQMLVLGRALLGRPKVLLIDEMSLGLAPMVVERLARAVGELASTGVGVLLVEQFAALALSVADHAYVLARGEVVFQGERAELLEDEELLRALYLGDPTRSQV
- a CDS encoding dienelactone hydrolase family protein; translation: MPPGAPVAVAGAGDLTLRAADGNRVLAYRAVPERGSGAGIVLLPDVRGLHDFYRDLARRFAQAGVAALAIDYYGRTASSDRRGADFDGFEHIAKLRPDHTAADIRAALEYLRSGALGEISSAFTVGFCVGGALSWGQSALAEDLAGAIGFYGRPEECRELLPRMRAPLLVLAAGADVLTPEEEARRFEAELTEAGVPHRFQLYQDAPHSFFDGGSTEHHQVCAHAWRQVLDFLADHTTEPAGSPR
- a CDS encoding ABC transporter substrate-binding protein — its product is MRRPAALVAAAAVAATALAGCDSGGGDTIKIGSIAGLTGNFVTTDVVETAKQVFEDVNEAGGINGRQVEYIVKDDAGNPQRTAQVARELLDDGVVAMAGSASFTDCDVNGGFYQQAQISSVMAIGASPKCFQSPNIAPVNVGPFTLMTAVLQYASEQLGAQRVCNFTVVLPGSEDAVNQALGRWSELTGKELALSDLSVQQSGDMTPYLLRAKQARCDAVLFNPTEQLVIPWLQAASTQGMTDVDFLLLAPSYTDSVAEAASGLGLNVYAGSEFEPYTAESEANQAWRETVQRADSPATAFSQGGYLSATFMVEVLKTIEGEVTRESVNQALREMEPIEHPMLGTPWVFGDGESHAPNQASKIVQLEDGQWKVVTPEFITLPRG
- a CDS encoding zinc-binding dehydrogenase, which codes for MSPATTRAAVLREYGQPLVLEELPLPAEPEPGAAVVRIDRTTLCGTDAHLWQGGMPGVELPIVLGHEMVGTVVALGAGAGRDARGRPVEIGTRLVWSESTCGHCHGCAVLREPVLCADRGYGFRQRADRPPYVTGGLAEYCYLPPGAARLVVPPDMPHDWAAAAGCAVKTALRAVRRAGGIRHGETVVVQGAGPLGLFGTALARAGGAGLVVTVGAPAERLAVACAWGADEVVSVRELAEPEARVARVAELTGPRGADLVLDFAGGPTANHEGVLMCGQRGRHVVVGLAGPDARALPLDLVMSREIQVLGSLNGDVSDLDGALRFLESFRDRFDFSAAFGAPAGLADATTALAAMAAMTTTKAVISPQLDQKEPA
- a CDS encoding branched-chain amino acid ABC transporter ATP-binding protein/permease, whose protein sequence is MKSLTTTRPLTLSLLLGGVAVLLVYLAASSYLTFLLTGAVVSIVVMQSFGVITGRAGVISLCQMSFAAIGAWTVGWANVGDVPGGFLVWLLLGGLAAVVAGLAIGLPALRLRGMSLAVATFAFATSLDVVFGAINFPGQEEFDFVARPEGFTSDSEYFVFAALVAAALFVLLWKLDRSRIGGVLIEIRHSERAAAAHGISVARGKLAAFALSAFIAGIAGGLMAGQLGVVSATNFTSATSVSFFAIALFIGTHNPEGALLGGLLGAVFPVLIDQIGIPQDLSAMFFGVAAILILRHGKSQTDDIRSRRRAKLAKRQAREQEQPKPMAPARTEPVSARRSGSQESGVDEEDRPPVLETRDLRVRFGNLAAVDGVSLSVPARRTVGLVGPNGAGKSTLVNAVTGFVDSYGGSVVLGGRKLEGLPAHRRARAGVRRSFQQLRVPDALNVGMFLQVAAGKRLPKEEIDEQLAWFGCPPAHVPMEGVDVATRRLLEVAGLAAGAPPVLLLDEPAAGHSSGETRLLASRLAEIPERSDTSVLLIEHDIELVRAVCDELVVLDFGRVIAQGPPEQVLREEAVLAAYLGGSELNKTPETR
- a CDS encoding class II histone deacetylase, which gives rise to MTTGYLYHEMFGWYDPGSAAGLFPPDPRQGVQPLWHFEHPDTKRRIHELVVVSGLIEELVRLSPRQATVSEIGRVHEREHIDRIQADSDQAGGDAGDGISPFGRGGYEIAALAAGAVLEGVDAVFDGRVDNAYALVRPPGHHALAGSGMGFCVFNNIAIAARHAQQVHGARRIAVLDWDVHHGNGTQAVFYSDPDVLAISVHQDNVFPLGSGAVEERGSGAGRGSTVNLPLPPGTGDGGYEYAMRTVCLPAIRRFRPDLLLVACGFDAGAMDPLGRQMVTSDGFRTLTELAMRVADEVCEGRLVMSHEGGYNPAYVPFSGLAVLETLRGKRTVPDPFLPLVSAMAQQDLQPAQRAAVDAVAAAAGLGEPVRG
- a CDS encoding methyltransferase, producing the protein MTPANPGPILHAATGFMAAKQLFTASEHGLFAALAQRPLNSAELAEELELPERSVRILADAMVGLRLVEWAEGRYRNSAAADAYLSGRGEGPDLRRFLTFWDRLSFPHWQSYAGAVRTAAPVPFDLNGEAGEVFLSGVQAYNSLHAVLLAEHYDFGGHRRMLDLAGLTPAFLTEAAARNPALHGSFVATGDLLEAARKAASRGGGERIEFHDADVLIDPIPGGYDLVLLEHVAHRYDAEQNRLILAKARRAAETGARLLLLDFLLDPAEGRRLDPLFAGEYLVVDGTVVYPESEVRDWLAATGWSWLETRALPGSPRVMIAEAA
- a CDS encoding SDR family NAD(P)-dependent oxidoreductase; the protein is MSGMAETVEDTGFAGTVVLVTGAAGGIGGAVARAFAERGARVAVADLAELPARKLAAEIDGLGIGLDVRDPDSVSAAVAETTRVLGPIGVLVHSAGVVGGAGPLRSLPVAAFTAALEVNLLGTFLLTRAVGNAMAEAGTGGSIVHLSSAGAFQPTAGLGHYEATKAGVNALTRSAALELAAYRIRVNAIAPGPVRTPLTSAALSEPAAREAWLSRIPLGRIAEPADLVPLVLLLASEQSRHVTGTVLPVEGGQLLGSVS